The following nucleotide sequence is from Candidatus Jordarchaeales archaeon.
GGGCCGTGGGAAGAGGGCTACGTGTCTGCGTAATACAGTTTATTAAAGGAGGGTTCGATTACGGAGAGCTACACTCATCATTATACCTTCCAAACTTGCGCGTCGAAGCGTATGGGAGGGGGTGTCTCGTTCCAGACCCTCCGTCGAAGGAAGACTACGCTGAAGCGGAAAAGGCGTTAAGGAGGGCGAGAGAGGCCTTGATGAGTGGGGACTACGACATAGTCATATTAGATGAGGTGAACACTGCCCTAAACTTGAAACTCATTAAGCTTGAGGACGTAATGAGGCTGCTCACTGAAAAACCCGGAAACGTTGAACTGGTGCTCACGGGAAGGGGGGCCCCGAAGGAGGTTATTGATGCAGCGGACCTTGTTACCGAGATGAGGGAAGTTAAACATCCATACAAGAGAGGAGTACAGGCGAGGGTGGGCATAGAGTACTGAACACGTCTCCCGTTGGCCTGCAAGCAACCTTTGCAAGATGACTGAGGGTTGGGCAATTCTTATCCGAGGCCTAGTTTCAGGAAAGTTGTCGAAGGCACCTGGAGTAACCGAGACAGCACTCGTCCAGGCTCAAGGAGGCTTGGAAGCTCTCCACTAGTTCAGACTAGCGACATAACGGTTTGAGTGACTGATTTTACGTTTCCCGCGAAAGTTGGACTAAGGTGACAAAAATGTAAGGTTCCCATTGGGAAGTCCATTAAGAAACCTCACCGGGATACACCTTCACAAAAGGAAAGGCTGCAAGTGTGTAAGGGGAACGGAGAAGTTGTTGAAGGATTAAAGTAGACTTAAAAGGTAAAATTGTATAAAATTAAAATTGATAAGGGTATAACGAAGTACTGCGGAGGCGCTTTTGACAAAGTGTACTTGGTGTAGGTGCAGCATTTGTTCCTAAGGTTTACAATAGCTTGGGTTCAGTTGTTACTCTTTCGCAGGCAAGATGGAGATCTTAGGCGACGTGTTTTTGTGTATTGTTGCCAGCCCAAGGGATGATTCGTTGTTTCACGGCTGCAGCGTGTGGCCGTCGTGAGGAGGCACGTTCGAAGCATGCAGAAAGCGAGCAGAAGCAGAATGGGGAACTGAATAGAAGCGCAAGTGGAGAACGGTATAGCACTAGCTTAGACTCAGAAAAAACAGGCGTGTAAAAACTATTTCTCCGCTACAAATAAAGGGCTAGTTTTTACTCTGCTCCTGCCGCGTTGAAGACCTATTTGCTTCTTTATTTTTAGGGGGCTTCAGCGTCTTCAGCTTAACTGCTTCGCATTCCAAGTCGTGGAGGATAGATAGTTTTAAATTTTATAATTTAGGTTTTTAACCTGTGCTGGGTTCACATGTTTTAGGTGGGCTTGATGATTGTTGGTGTTTGTGGTAGCCCTAGGCGGGGGGCGACTGAGTATTGTTTAAGAGAGGCCCTAAACATGTTAGAGGAGGAGGGGTTTAAGACCGCTTTTTTCACTGTTCGGGGGAAGAACATCGGTTTCTGTAGACACTGTGACTACTGCTTGAAGAATGGGGAGTGCGCCATTAGAGATGACATGTATGAGCTTTACCCGTTGCTTAGGGAGGCGAGGGGGTTTGTCTTCGCTACACCAGTTTACAACGGTGGCGTTAGCGCACAAATTAAAGCGGTCATGGACAGGTGTAGGGCTCTCGTAGCCGCGGACAGGAATGTTTTCAGGAACAAAGTCGGGATGGCCATAGCTGTCGGCGGTGATAGGGTTGGGGGCCAAGAGCTTGCCCTTCAACAGATAATCACATTTTACATACTCAATGGTGTGATACCCGTGAGCGGAGGATTTTTCGGGGCGAACCTTGGGGCTACCTTTTGGTCTAAGGATAGTGTTGAGGAGGTTATGAGGGACGAGGAGGGGTTTAGGAGCCTTAGGAAAACTGTCAAGAAGTTTGCTTCATTATTAAGGTTGATTGAGAAGGTTGGTGGTCTTGTTGAGTTATGAGAAGGCGATAAAAAGGGTTGCTTGGGGTATTACCGGCAGCGGAGATAGACTAATTGAGACCGTCGAGACCATGATCAAAGTTAAGGATGAGTATGCTGATGAGGTCGAAATAAAAGTTTATCTTTCGAAGGCTGGCGACCAAGTTATTAAGTACTACAAGTTGTCTGACGTCTTGAAGAGGGAGTTTGGCAAGGTTTGGGTTGAAGTGAACGCGAACTCTCCTTTCCTCGCTGGCCAGCTCCAGTCGGGGAAATTCGAGTTCCTTTTAATTGCACCCGCCACGTCGAACACCGTAGCGAAGATAGCGAACGGTGTAGCGGATACATTACTCTCAAATTCGGCATTGATGGCGCTTAAAGCCTTCGTCCCAGTTTACATAATGCCGTCAGACTATAGGGAAGGTGTAGTGGTCACTAAGCTGCCTGATGGAAGAGACCTCAAATTGAGGATAAGGAAGGAGGACGTGGAACACGTGAGGAAGCTTATGAATATGGATGGGATTTACGTTCTCGAAAAACCAGAGGACATACCTGCAGTTTTCGAGAGGCACTTTAAAGGGGCGAACGCTCGAGGTTGGGGGACAGGAATAGACATCTACTGAGCCCGCCGAGTAGGGAGCGGAGTTTTGTTACTATTGCACTTGCCTGTCTTGCTGCCTCCCGTGAATATGTTTTTCGCGAGGATCTCTGCTGGTTTAAATATACTGATGTTTCCATCCCACGATTCGAGCAGTTCCCCGTAAAGTTCGTTGAACTTTTTCAGGAACTCGTCGATCTTCCGTTGTATGATGGCTAAATTTTCTTTCACTACTAAGACCAGAAGGGCGCTTTTTGAGTATCCGAAAAGGAATTTCAGTTTCCCTTGGTCAACCATTCTCACTTTTCCGTTTATACCTGTCCCCTCCAACCCCAGTGATAGAGCGGATATTACCGCCGCCTTTAGCGCTTGGTCGGGACCTACAATATTCAGTCCACTTTTGAAGTTAATATAGAGTAGTGGGATTCCTGCACGCGAAATGAGGTATAGCTCGTCGATTTTGTCTTGCCAGTCAAGCTCGCCGAATGACGGCATCTTTAACACCGCAAAGTTTACGGACAAAATTCCTACAATCATTAGGAGGGCGCCAAACACGTAAGATAGCCCTTTCGAGAACTGGACAGGGGCATCTGCTGTTAGAACGAAGCCGCTTAAAAACGAAACAAAGCCAAGCGCGAAGAAGCTGACCTGCTTTTTCAACGGCTCTTCGGCTTTCTCGTAAAGGCGGTAAAGCAACGACACGAAAAACATTGAGAACGCGGGAAAGAGGAACGTGTAGGAGACGTACTTGAGAATTGAGTGGGGGAGAAGCAATGTGAGGATTATTCCCGCCACGCTAATCGAAGTAAACAAAAGTTTTGTCCCCAGGAGCTTTCTTTCAGC
It contains:
- the cobO gene encoding cob(I)yrinic acid a,c-diamide adenosyltransferase, producing MEPTRDGILAAVRKAFEEKLSSIVEEEWFKVVEKRVKTGELSLECAAEELLLMVLKTGCIRSSPRRRLEMGLVQVYTGEGKGKTSAAFGLALRAVGRGLRVCVIQFIKGGFDYGELHSSLYLPNLRVEAYGRGCLVPDPPSKEDYAEAEKALRRAREALMSGDYDIVILDEVNTALNLKLIKLEDVMRLLTEKPGNVELVLTGRGAPKEVIDAADLVTEMREVKHPYKRGVQARVGIEY
- the afpA gene encoding archaeoflavoprotein AfpA, encoding MSYEKAIKRVAWGITGSGDRLIETVETMIKVKDEYADEVEIKVYLSKAGDQVIKYYKLSDVLKREFGKVWVEVNANSPFLAGQLQSGKFEFLLIAPATSNTVAKIANGVADTLLSNSALMALKAFVPVYIMPSDYREGVVVTKLPDGRDLKLRIRKEDVEHVRKLMNMDGIYVLEKPEDIPAVFERHFKGANARGWGTGIDIY
- a CDS encoding flavodoxin family protein; translated protein: MIVGVCGSPRRGATEYCLREALNMLEEEGFKTAFFTVRGKNIGFCRHCDYCLKNGECAIRDDMYELYPLLREARGFVFATPVYNGGVSAQIKAVMDRCRALVAADRNVFRNKVGMAIAVGGDRVGGQELALQQIITFYILNGVIPVSGGFFGANLGATFWSKDSVEEVMRDEEGFRSLRKTVKKFASLLRLIEKVGGLVEL